The Scomber scombrus chromosome 5, fScoSco1.1, whole genome shotgun sequence genome window below encodes:
- the rab38a gene encoding ras-related protein Rab-38: protein MQNNHNKEHLYKILVIGDLGVGKTSIIKRYVHHNFSPNYRATIGVDFALKVLNWDQETVRLQLWDIAGQERFGNMTRVYYREAMGAFIVFDVTRPASFEAIAKWKEDLDSKLTLANGKNVATVLLANKCDQGRDVLTNNGIKMEQFCQENGFVGWFETSAKENINIDEAANCLVKHIIASENDMLQSEVPDTISPQLEKDKGGTCSSCFRAQ, encoded by the exons ATGCAGAACAACCACAATAAGGAACATCTCTATAAAATCCTTGTGATAGGAGACCTCGGTGTCGGTAAGACCAGCATCATCAAGCGTTATGTCCATCACAACTTTAGCCCCAACTACCGAGCCACCATCGGTGTGGACTTCGCCCTCAAAGTGCTCAACTGGGACCAGGAGACGGTGCGCCTGCAGCTGTGGGACATTGCAG GTCAGGAGAGGTTTGGCAACATGACCCGTGTGTACTACCGCGAGGCCATGGGTGCCTTCATTGTGTTCGATGTCACAAGGCCCGCCTCGTTTGAGGCCATCGCCAAATGGAAGGAGGACTTGGATTCCAAACTGACACTTGCCAATGGGAAAAATGTAGCCACTGTGCTCTTGGCTAATAAATGTGACCAGGGTCGGGACGTACTGACCAATAACGGAATAAAGATGGAGCAGTTCTGCCAGGAGAACGGCTTTGTGGGATGGTTCGAGACGTCTGCTAAG gaAAACATCAATATCGACGAAGCGGCAAACTGCTTGGTGAAACACATCATTGCCAGTGAGAATGACATGCTCCAATCTGAAGTCCCAGACACCATCAGCCCCCAGTTAGAGAAGGACAAAGGCGGGACATGCTCTTCCTGCTTCAGAGCCCAGTAA